DNA from Mucilaginibacter mallensis:
TCGGTTGAGGTAATGATGCGTTTTTTATCGATCTTGATAAAAGGCAGGCTTGATGGTTTTGAACCGGTAGCTATAATAACATTGGTGCCGGTGATCTCCTGGGTAGTACCATCGGTTTTGGTTATAACAACGGTGTTTTTGTCTTTAAAAGAACCCACACCCTGGTATGAATCAATTTTATTTTTTTTGAACAGGAAGGTAATACCACTGGTATTTTTAGCAACAACCTCTGTTTTGCGCTTCATCATCTGGGTTAGATCAACCGATAAATTATCAAGGTTGATACCGTGGGTTTTGAAGGTATGTGATGCATTGTAATAATGCTCAGAAGAATCAAGTAAAGCCTTTGAAGGGATACAGCCCACATTAAGGCAGGTACCGCCAAAGGTTGAATATTTTTCGATACAGGCAGTTTTTAAACCCAATTGGGCAGCACGTATAGCGGCTACATAGCCACCAGGGCCCGAACCGATAACGATAACATCATATTGCATAGTAGTGTAAATTTGCGAGCAAAGTTAAGCATTATCTGCAGCTAAAAAAGCTCAATTATGTTAGTATTAAGTCAATTGTGGCGGATAGTTTAATCCTCTTTTATTGAACCTGCATCCTTTGTTTTATAGTAACCCATTTTCAGCATAAACAGCACAAACAAGCTACCCAGCGGCACACCAAATGCCCATACCGAATTTAAATAGCCTGTGTAGGCAAAAGTTAACCCGAATAAAATCTGAACGCTGAGCAATTTAAAGAATATACCACCCACCGCATTGTAACCAATAGTTGGCACATTCAACAAGATAACGGCTAAATACTTGAGCCATTTGCGTTTTATATTGCTGCGCCTTATCTGCACAATAACATAAATATTAAGGGCTAGTATAAGGAGCGGTATAATCGCAAAAAGCCAAAAGGTGGTCATGTTAGGGATCTTCTGCTTTACATCGAGCAAATTAAAGTTGAAGATCTTTTGCGATTTATCGTTAAATATCACCTGTACCTCGCCAAACTCCGTTGCATTGGAGACCTGCATACGGAAAACGGTTTGCCCCGGCGCTGTACCGTCTGACCGGGTTGAAAAGGTTTTCTGCGCTGTTTCAAATGAATAATCCAGCTTAGTACCAAAATTCTGCACAAGGGATTGATGCACCAGTTTGAGCGATTTTTGGATAGTATCTACATATTGAGCATTTACCCCCTGCAGATCCATTAATGAAGTACATTTATTGTAATCCTCATGTATCAGCGCTTCACAAAATTGTTTACTGGTATCCTTATAACTGAATACGTTACCTATAAAACTGCAACCGCCTAATAATACGGTTAGTAGGATAGCCGGAATAATTAATTTAATCTTCTTCATTATAAATAAGACAAGGAATAAGCCTCTAAAATGCTGCGAACTTATTAATAATTTTTAACTTGTATTATTAATGCTTTGAGTATTTTAGCCGTTTAACTGACTGACAAAACAAATGAAATTAAACAGATTACTGATAGTTTTTCTAGGGATCCTATCTTTTAATGCAAAGGCCCAACTGGGTACGCCTAAAGATACATTTACCCACGCCGATACCCTGCGTGGCAATATATATTCACCGTTTCGTACCTGCTACGATATTAATTACTACCACCTGGATGTTAAGTTTGATATCGACAATAAATCCATCAGCGGTAATGTACTTTTCAAATATACCGCTACACAGGATTTCACCCGGTTGCAGTTCGACCTGTATGATAACCTGAAGATTGAAAAAGTGGTTTATAAAGGTGCCGAAGTGCCATACACGCGAGAAGCTAATGCTGTATTTGTTACTTTCCCTAATACCATAAGCAAGGGCAGCAAAGATGAATTTACGGTTTATTACTCGGGCAACCCTACCATCGCCAAAAATGCGCCATGGGATGGTGGTGTAGTTTATAAAAAAGATTCATTAAACAAGCCATGGGTGGCTACTGCCTGCCAGGGCGATGGAGCGAGCATGTGGTGGCCTAATAAGGACCAGCAGGCTGATGAGGTAGATAGTGCTTTGATTAGCATAAGTGTACCTACGGGGCTAAAAGACGTATCAAATGGCCGATTACGCAAAGTGACCGACCTGGGCAATGGCTATACGCAGTTTGATTGGTTTGTAGCTAACCCTATAAACAACTATGATATAGCTGCCAACATTGGTGATTATACCCATTTCAGCGATACTTATGATGGCGAAAAAGGCAAGCTAAGTCTTGATTACTGGGTACTGCCCTATCACCTGGAGCAAGCTAAAAAGCAATTCGGCGCAAATGTAAAGCGGATGCTGCAATCGCATGAGCACTGGTTTGGGCCCTATCCTTTTTATGAGGATGGTTATAAGCTGATTGAAACGCCGCATTTAGGTATGGAACATCAAAGCGGTATAGCCTACGGCAATCATTACATGAATGGCTATTTGGGTATGGATCTTTCCCACACCGGATGGGGCTTAAAATTCGACTATATTATTATACATGAAAGTGGGCACGAATGGTTTGGCAACAACATTACTTCAAAAGATCTGGCCGACATGTGGATACATGAATCTTTTACCGATTACTCTGAATCATTATTTGTTGAAACATTCTACGGCAAACAAGCCGGGCAGGAATATGTGCACGGTTTACGTAATGGTATAGCTAATGACAGACCTATAGTTGGCCCATACGGCGTTAATAAAGAAGGTGCGGAAGATATGTATGATAAAGGTTCGGTTATTTTAAATATGGTGCGTACTATTATTAATGATGATGAAAAATGGCGCAGTATTTTACGGGGACTAAATAAAACTTTTTATCACCAAACAGTTACCTATAATGATATTGTAAATTATATTTCTGATCACTCAGGCCAAAACTTAAAACCTGTTTTTGATCAATACCTACATTATACCAATTTGCCCGTATTGTACATCACTAATAAAAAAGGTAAATTATACTGTATGTGGACAGGCTGTATCCCTGATTTTAATATGCCGGTAAGAATAAGGATGAAAGGCGCTGAATACAAATACTTTACACCAAAAGCAACCAACGGAAGAGGCCCCGTTAGCTCAAGAGTACAACCTACGCTTATTAACATCCCCAGCGTAAATAAAGATAACGTTGAGGTTGATACTTTTAACTATTATATAGGCGTATTGGTAGATTAATGATTTAATCTTTAACAGTACCGGCTAATTCAGTAAATTGCCCTTTATAGATCCCTGCTTATATAAAAGGATTTATAAAGGGCTTAATTTTTTTGAATTTTCGTGCAACTAGTTCTAT
Protein-coding regions in this window:
- a CDS encoding M1 family metallopeptidase produces the protein MKLNRLLIVFLGILSFNAKAQLGTPKDTFTHADTLRGNIYSPFRTCYDINYYHLDVKFDIDNKSISGNVLFKYTATQDFTRLQFDLYDNLKIEKVVYKGAEVPYTREANAVFVTFPNTISKGSKDEFTVYYSGNPTIAKNAPWDGGVVYKKDSLNKPWVATACQGDGASMWWPNKDQQADEVDSALISISVPTGLKDVSNGRLRKVTDLGNGYTQFDWFVANPINNYDIAANIGDYTHFSDTYDGEKGKLSLDYWVLPYHLEQAKKQFGANVKRMLQSHEHWFGPYPFYEDGYKLIETPHLGMEHQSGIAYGNHYMNGYLGMDLSHTGWGLKFDYIIIHESGHEWFGNNITSKDLADMWIHESFTDYSESLFVETFYGKQAGQEYVHGLRNGIANDRPIVGPYGVNKEGAEDMYDKGSVILNMVRTIINDDEKWRSILRGLNKTFYHQTVTYNDIVNYISDHSGQNLKPVFDQYLHYTNLPVLYITNKKGKLYCMWTGCIPDFNMPVRIRMKGAEYKYFTPKATNGRGPVSSRVQPTLINIPSVNKDNVEVDTFNYYIGVLVD